The following coding sequences lie in one Xanthomonas hyacinthi genomic window:
- the lgt gene encoding prolipoprotein diacylglyceryl transferase, whose amino-acid sequence MTYLHQIDPIAFSLGPVKVHWYGLMYLAAFASAWWLGRLRIRAGRLPGVDMEGFSDLLFYAMLGVVLGGRIGYMLFYALGDFLANPLLIFKVWDGGMSFHGGLIGVLVAAAWWSRKSRLHFFDTMDFVAPLVPLGLGFGRVGNFVGGELWGKFTNAGWGVIFPRTPELQDWPLAQIQAQYASGALDKFARHPSQLYEAVLEGLAMFALLWAFSLRPRRRYAVSGLFALLYGVFRFAVEFVRVPDAPIGYLAFHWLTMGQILSTPLILLGLFLLWRSRRAPVLQPAPVVAGNKP is encoded by the coding sequence ATGACCTATCTCCACCAGATCGACCCCATCGCCTTCTCGCTCGGCCCGGTGAAGGTGCACTGGTATGGGCTGATGTACCTGGCCGCCTTCGCCTCGGCGTGGTGGCTGGGGCGGCTGCGCATCCGCGCCGGCCGCCTGCCCGGCGTGGACATGGAGGGATTCTCCGACCTGCTGTTCTACGCGATGCTCGGCGTGGTGCTCGGCGGGCGCATCGGCTACATGCTGTTCTACGCGCTGGGCGATTTCCTCGCCAACCCGCTGCTGATCTTCAAGGTCTGGGACGGCGGCATGAGCTTCCATGGCGGCCTGATCGGCGTGCTGGTGGCCGCAGCCTGGTGGTCGCGCAAGTCGCGCCTGCATTTCTTCGACACCATGGATTTCGTCGCGCCGCTGGTGCCGCTGGGCCTGGGCTTCGGCCGCGTCGGCAATTTCGTCGGCGGCGAGCTGTGGGGCAAGTTCACCAATGCCGGCTGGGGCGTGATCTTCCCGCGCACGCCGGAGTTGCAGGACTGGCCGCTGGCGCAGATCCAGGCGCAGTACGCCAGCGGTGCGCTGGACAAGTTCGCGCGGCATCCCTCGCAGCTGTACGAGGCGGTGCTGGAAGGCCTGGCGATGTTCGCGCTGCTGTGGGCGTTCTCGCTGCGGCCGCGCCGGCGCTATGCGGTGTCCGGCCTGTTCGCGCTGCTGTACGGCGTGTTCCGCTTCGCGGTGGAATTCGTGCGTGTGCCGGATGCGCCGATCGGCTATCTGGCGTTCCATTGGCTGACCATGGGCCAGATCCTGAGCACGCCGCTGATCCTGCTCGGCCTGTTCCTGCTGTGGCGCTCGCGCCGCGCGCCGGTGCTGCAGCCGGCGCCGGTGGTGGCGGGGAACAAGCCATGA
- a CDS encoding TPM domain-containing protein: MRLFRHLFAPAARSLFPNASLERIGATIADGERLHRGQVMFAVEAALAPAALLRGVAPRTRAEQAFAQLRSWDTEANNGVLIYLLLADHRIEIVADRGLHGRVDAEQWRQVCALIERDMRAGQPEQAVIAGVVAVSALLAAHFPAQPGQAERDELPNMPQLLD, from the coding sequence ATGCGGCTGTTTCGTCATCTGTTCGCGCCGGCGGCGCGCAGCCTGTTCCCGAATGCCAGCCTGGAGCGCATCGGCGCGACGATCGCCGACGGCGAACGGCTGCATCGCGGCCAGGTGATGTTCGCGGTCGAAGCGGCGCTGGCGCCGGCGGCGCTGCTGCGCGGCGTGGCGCCGCGCACGCGCGCCGAGCAGGCCTTCGCGCAGTTGCGCAGCTGGGACACCGAGGCCAACAACGGCGTGCTGATCTACCTGCTGCTGGCCGACCACCGCATCGAGATCGTGGCCGACCGTGGCCTGCACGGGCGCGTGGATGCGGAGCAATGGCGCCAGGTCTGCGCGCTGATCGAACGCGACATGCGCGCCGGCCAGCCCGAGCAGGCGGTGATCGCCGGAGTGGTGGCGGTGTCGGCACTGTTGGCCGCGCATTTTCCGGCGCAGCCGGGTCAGGCCGAGCGCGACGAATTGCCGAACATGCCGCAGCTGCTGGATTGA
- a CDS encoding TPM domain-containing protein → MRDATTRQRPARRGRRAWIGTLLLALVPLLAWAQAAGEAPIPPLDTPVVDTTGTLQPTQRLQLEQQALQLQQRKGSQLQVLVVASTAPETIEQYTQRVFDKWQIGRKGVDDGVLLVVAKDDRRVRIQPGYGLEGAIPDATANRIIQEYLVPRFRAGDYSGGIAEATAMLVKLIDGEQLPAPVSAHASEARSGGRLPLGFFGGLFAAFVAQLLFARAPRPLRGALAALAGGGVGLLLSLSLFVAALTGAIGLVLGLLSGTSPGRSVGGGGGWGGGGFGGGFGGFGGGGGGGFGGGGGWGGGGGSSGGGGASGSW, encoded by the coding sequence ATGCGCGATGCGACCACCCGCCAGCGCCCTGCGCGCCGCGGCCGGCGTGCCTGGATCGGAACGCTGCTGCTGGCGCTGGTGCCGCTGCTGGCCTGGGCGCAGGCCGCCGGCGAGGCGCCGATCCCGCCGCTGGACACGCCGGTGGTCGACACCACCGGCACCTTGCAGCCGACCCAGCGCCTGCAGCTGGAGCAGCAGGCGCTGCAGCTGCAGCAGCGCAAGGGCAGCCAGCTGCAGGTGCTGGTGGTCGCCAGCACCGCGCCGGAGACGATCGAGCAATACACCCAGCGGGTGTTCGACAAGTGGCAGATCGGCCGCAAGGGTGTGGACGACGGCGTGCTGCTGGTGGTGGCCAAGGACGACCGGCGCGTGCGCATCCAGCCCGGCTATGGCCTGGAAGGCGCGATTCCCGATGCCACCGCCAACCGCATCATCCAGGAGTACCTGGTGCCGCGGTTCCGCGCCGGCGACTACAGCGGCGGCATCGCCGAGGCCACCGCGATGCTGGTCAAGCTGATCGACGGCGAACAGCTGCCGGCGCCGGTGAGCGCGCACGCGTCCGAGGCGCGTTCCGGCGGCAGGCTGCCGCTCGGCTTCTTCGGCGGCCTGTTCGCCGCCTTCGTCGCGCAACTGCTGTTCGCACGCGCGCCGCGGCCGCTGCGCGGCGCGCTGGCGGCGCTCGCCGGCGGCGGCGTGGGCCTGCTGCTGAGCCTGTCGCTGTTCGTCGCTGCGCTGACCGGCGCCATCGGGCTGGTGCTGGGGCTGCTGTCGGGCACCTCGCCGGGCCGCTCGGTCGGCGGTGGCGGTGGTTGGGGCGGCGGCGGCTTCGGGGGCGGCTTCGGCGGCTTCGGTGGTGGCGGCGGCGGTGGTTTCGGCGGCGGCGGCGGCTGGGGCGGTGGCGGCGGCAGTTCGGGAGGCGGTGGCGCCTCGGGGAGTTGGTGA